Below is a window of Flavobacterium sp. N2820 DNA.
CGTAAAAAAAACCTCCACAAACGACTTAACTTTTGAAGAGGCAAACAAAATTCTCGTTCAAATAGGACAAAAGCCACACAAGGCAGAAAACTGGGCAATTTTTGACAATAACAACCCAAAGCACAGAACAGTTCTTTCATTAATGAGACAGGCGCAGTGGGTAAAGCCACACGAACGCCACGGAGAGGTTCCAGACTTGGAACGCTTAGATGCCTTTTTAAAGAGTAATAAATCGCCAGTTAAAAAGCCTTTAAAGACTATGGAACCCGAAGAGCTAGAAAAGATTATCAAAGCATTTAAAGGAATCGTTAAATCAGTATATAAGTAGTATGGAAAAGTTTTTTATAATAATATTCATTTTATTGGCACTATTCGGGATATTCACTTTTATAATGGGATGTTTATTCATTTCGGCTGCAAATGACCCCGATAAATGCGATTGCACAGATCCAAACCAATGCGAGAAATGGTGCAGCGCAAAGGAACTTTTTACACGGGCAACTTCCTATAAAATTACTGAAGAGTGTAAACATCCAAATACATTAACTCAGGTTTTAGAATCCTTCGCCACTTGCGAAACCACTATCGAAGTTTGTGCCGATTGTAACGAACCACTAACAGAACCTAAAACAGAATGCAGATGAAAATGCACCTTTTATCAATTATGAAAATCGTTGAGTTAGGATTTAAAGAACTCAAAGGAGATAAGTTAGACAACAACGAATATTACCGATGGTGGCAAATTAAAAAAAACGACTGCGAGTTAGACATTACCTACGAGTTTGACAATAATAATAAAGTAAAAAACGCCTACTTGGAGTTTAACGGAGAGCAACTAAAAGGCAAAATTATCACACTTGCCGATATTGAAACACTAATAAAACTAATGTAATGATAAGAACCATTTTTTTAATAACCGCAATAATCATTTTTACACTTGGAGTTGCACTCCAGTTTATTTGCACGCTTCAACACATAAGCCTTTTATGCTTTGGCGTTTCAAGTTTAATGTTTTTACTCTTAAAAGACAAACCAATTAAAAAGGCAACCAACAATTGCAAAGGAAACTGTAAAAATTGTGCATGTAAAATCAATTATGATGAACAACATAACCAAACGTAACCGACTACTGGAGCAATACAAATCCTACGAGGATTATTTGCCCTTTTGCCCTTCAGAAAACAAACCAAAGTTAATGGAGGAAATGCTAAGAATTAACGACCAAATAAAAAAGATTCACACAATGACACTTTCACAGCTACAAACCCAAGTTGATGAATATGTCGACACCAAAAAAAGCAAACTAAATGAAAGTAGAACTATCCCTATTGGCAGAAACATATATAATAATTGCGGGAGCCTTACAGCCAGTTTATAACAGTAAATCTCACACAAGAAGAGAAAAGTCTACTTTATCAATTGCCCTTGATGTTGTTGCAAAAGTTGATAGTAAAGTATGTAGCTTAAAAGGTAAAACATCTTTGTTTTCACAAAAAAAGAAAGTCAAACTTTCACTTAAACATCATGAAGCGGATATGTTAGAATTATTATTAATTGACCAAATTCAGTATGCGACTGAGCCATACATCAAAGGTCAAATTCAAAAAACAATTGATCAACTAAATCAAAAGCTAGCGTAATGGAACTGCAAACCACATACAGAGCAAAAGGCAAAACAATAGGTCTCGAGTTCTTGTTTAAATACGACTTAAACGGCAATTTAAAGGTTTTTGAAATTGTGGAAGGAGAGCTAAACACGGAGCAAATGATTTGGTTATTTAGTAGCAACTTTCCAGCAACTGAAGAAATAATAAAAACCAAGTGGATTAAGCTAGATAAGTACAAGAAAGTATTTGAAATAACCACATCGCCCGCCGTTATAACCTTTGATGCTCTCTGGAACCTATACGACTATAAAGTAAAACGTTTTGACGCTGAGAAGTCATTTAAAAAGCTAAAAGAACATGAAATAATAAAGTGCTTTACATCGATACCAGGATACAACAAATACCTATACCGAAAACAAATAGCAAAAGCGCATTTATCAACATTTATCAACCGCAGATATTTTGAGGACGATTATAACAAAGTACAATAACTATGGAACAGGAAGATTTAAGAGCCAAAGTAAATAGAATTAATGCTATTCTATTTCAAACAGGATTAACGAGCGTGCAAGTTGATACATTTTGGAAAAAAATGAGAGCAGAATACTTTAAAAGAAAGAAAATGCAAGCCATTTGTAACGCAATTGGAGAACTCAAAAAAGGTGCAACGGCAATTAAGGATTTCGGAAACTCATTAGATGAATTAAATCCAGCTATTAAAGAGCTAACGGGAAGTTGTTACGCAATTAAAAACTATCAGAGCCAAACAAGAAACGTAGTGCCAACAAATTTTTATAAAAGATGCCACAAGTAACCAAAGTAATGCACATTGAAATTACACCAGAGCAGTTCCTGGACAACTGCTCTGATAACGAACTAAAAGAAATTGATTTATTAATACAATCCCAACGCTTCCAGAACCGAATAAACGGGGTTAAAATAAGCGGATTTAAACAAGCTAAAAAAGAAGATGACAAAACAAAGTAAAAAACACAGCATTTTAGAAAGCGTTGCCAATACGATAATTGGCTTAGTGGTAAGTTACCTAGTACAGCTATTAGTATTTCCACTATACGGCATACAAATAAGCCACAGCACGAATATTCAAATAACCTTGATATTCTTTATTATTTCATTCACTCGCTCTTATGTAGTTCGTAGAGCATTTAACAAATTAAAATAAATCAACATGCAAAAAGAAATTTACTTCAGAATTATTGAATTAGAAAATCATCAAGTTTTATTACAAAAATCATGGAATGAAGATGACGACAAACCTAGTTTAATTTTTACATTTAACTTGAAAAGTTGTTGTATAAACAAAACCCATAGTTTTACCAATGAAATTTCCAGAGATAAAGTATTTGATACTTTTACTGATGAACAGGCTCAAAATATGATTGATTCAACGTCTAAACTTTTTGATTAATGATTCTACCATTTAGCCAACAATTAAACGGAAAGCCTACCTACTTTGTAGAGAAAGTATTAAACGGTCTTTTAAGAAAAGAAATAGATCCATCAGGCGACCTTCTGACAAGCGTAGTTGAATTTGCTAGAAAAAGCGATGCAACTTATGGTTGGACACTTGAAAATATTTACCAAGTAAAGCCAAAATTCCACACCATCAGAGAAGACAAAAAAAACCGATGGAAGGTTGGTACTAAAATTGATTTCTTTATCAATTGCCGTCAAAAAGATATGTTTCGCTTTGCTCCAGTTCTGCCTGTAGTGAGTATTCAAAGGGTTTTTATGACATATTTACCACAATGTGGTAATGGGTTTGAGCTTTCAATTAACGGAAGAAAGCTAGCACCAAACGAAATAGAAATACTTGCAATTAATGATGGCTTTGACTCTATAGAGGAATTTGAAAATTATTTTATTTCGGTAATGAAAGATGACGAGTTTTCGGGTAAAATTATTCACTGGACAGATTTTAAATACTAATTATGATAACATCGCAACAAATAGAGGCAACAAAAGCCTTTCAGGAACTAGAAAAAGTAACGCAAAGCATCTACAGACGTAAGCAAATGATGGATCAAGTAAAGCAAGAACTTCAAATTGCTAAAAACGTTGGCTTTGAACAATACGAATCTGTATATCATCCCAGACCGTATGTTGGAAAAGTAATTAAAGAGTTATTAGAAATTTAATATATTTGTCAAAAGCAAAAAAAATGGAATTAACTAAAGAAGAATACCAAAAAAAAAGAGAAGAAATAATAAACAATTTCACTCAAGGATTTATTGATAAAACATATAATAATAATGCCTATACTATGGCAATTATTGAAAGTTTAATTAGAAATGAAAATCCATATAATATTATTGAAAAACTTGTTATTAATCAAGACATTCTAATTAAAAAATTAAATGAAGTGATTACTAATTCTCCTATGCCTCCAATAATAATACAAAATCAAAAATAAAACAACCATGAAAAAATTATTTTCCCTTTTATTGCTCATAACCTTTGGAGCATTTGCACAAGATAAAGCAACCATTAACGCAATGGTGCAATCTAATACAGTTGAAGAGATAAAAGCTACCTCCGACAAAATTTCAGTTCTTGCAGCGGATAAATTTAACTTTTACAAAGTAACTGATAGAACTTTACGAGAGGACAAATTTAAAGTTGTGGTTTATACTCCCGCATCAATGACCGAAGAGGAAAAGCAAGAGTTTACACCCGAAGAAAAAGCAAAGTGCTTATTGGTAGTTTGGAAAGCAACTGAAAGCGGATATACATTTTATGATGTAACAAGTACGGAGCAAAACCTTAAACCTTTCTGGAACCAAACATTTACCACAACCGACACACAATACCGAGTGAATAAAGAGCTCAAGTATAAAATAGTCCGAAATGAAGAAACCTACAGTATTTTAAAATCTTATTAAATGGACTCTAAAACGGCAACAATAACAATAGAAATGGCTGGAGGTTTTGATATTGATTTTTCAAAAAGTACAGAAGAAATAGAAAAATTTATAGTGGATAATTTAATTAAAGAGTTGACTTTTAGAAAAGAATCAGTAAAAATGGCCACACTTACTGAAAAGAAAAAAGACAAACCTATGTTTAGAAGTATTAAATTTAAAGAAATAAAACAAAACATTGAACTTTTATTTTAATAAATTAAAAACCCGACTGATTACGTCGGGTTTTTTTGTGTGAAATATTTTCTTACTTTTGCTATATGTCAGTAGGGAACAACAATAGAGCAATTGGTATTCAAAAGAATAAGCTACTCCGATACAAAAAAATTAAAGAATTGTATCAGGATTCAGTTAAGGATCATCCGCACGTGCCTACGACTAAAATTCTTAGTGAATACATTTACCCTGTTTACCCAATTTCCCGCACTACTTTATACGAGGTTCTTTGTACGCCAATAAATAAGCTACTTAGAGAACTGGAAGAAATGGAAACCAAACAACTTGCCATTCAAAAAGCACAAGTAAGACTATTTCCCGACTAAATATTTGCCGAGCTTATCTCGTAAACAATTTGATACTCCTGTATTCCATCATCACGGCGCACTCGTTTGTGGCTTTTTCTCATTAATGCCCCAGTATTTGCCGTAGGTTTCCATCCGTGCACTTTTTTATGCACATCATCAAGAAGACCAAAAACCGACCACGCATTATCCTTTTGACCTTGCGGTGCTCTACTACTAGTGTTTGATAATTTTAGGTTCGCAATTGTAATGGTTATACTTCCTGCAGCAGTTTGTCTATTAACGGGAGTAGCACTATTATCACGACCTATGTTTTCAAAAACTAAACTAGCAATATCAATAAGCGCACAAGGAAACTGTGCGGGCGGGTTTGGACTGTAGTCGTCTAATTGTCCCCAATCCTCGTCTACATATTTAAGCGCCGTTACTTCGGCAACTTTGTTCTGTATAGCTTGTATAATATCTTGCATTATTTTTTCATTTGGTTAAAAATATAATCTTTAAATTCTTGTACATTTAAGTCCACAATATCCTCAACTCTTTGCCTTACGATTGGATGGTCGCCAATAAACTGTCGTTGCTCTATTTTCATTTTAGCACCAACTTTCTGAAGTGCTAAGTTTTTCCATTGTTGCGCCTCTGCAGACAAACGTTGCGCACGTTCTCCTTTTCCTTTTGACGCTCCTGAAGCTTTGTAATACATTGCCCAAAAAAAGCGTTTCATTTTTTCAGTTACTTCAATTTCTCCGCCGTCGTTATTTATAGATGCATAAGGCAAAGAACTACTCCAGTTTATATCGTTTGAACTTTGCTTACTTCTAATTGAGCGACGCAAGTTCCCAGAGCGAACCATTAAAGAGCCACGTCTATTAGGTAAATTTGTACCTCGCCATTTGTTTGTAAAAAATCCTTTCCGTTCAAAGTTTCGGTCAAACTCTTCCGTTAAGTCCACTCGAATATCAGAGAGAATATTTTTAGTAAAGTCTTTAATTTCCATCTTTCAATTTACTTGCTCCAGCTACTTTATTGTATGGATGTTTTGGCGGCATTAACTTTTGTTCTTTGCCCGGGTTAAATCTAAAAATCTCAAGTCGGTTTTTGCCGTCCTTTCCAATTTCGGTTGTCGCTTTCTCTCCCGCTTTAATTGACTTATCCGATTCGCTCGCCTCGTACTTATCTTTTAGAACCTCCACAGCTGTGCATCGACAACGCCAACCATTTGGAGGATAAAAGCTATTCCAAAAAGCGTCTTCTTTTGGTAACGTAATATCGTGCAATGCTTTGTGGCTATCACGCACACGGTCATCGCTCGCTGTTCTATACTGTAAGTTGTAACGCTCCGAAGTTCCTAACTCAGACCATTTGGCAGCCATTTCCGACGAGTTAATTGCAAACTGGTATTCTGCCTCCAAGTACGTTTGATTATACAACACGTTTAATCTGTCGAACTCGCTCGCTAATTCTTTGTACGGCTTAATTGTTCCGTCCTCATTTAATAGCAACTGCGAAGCTTCAAAAAGTTGCGCATTGGCTTTTAAACCTCCAAACAAAAAAGCATCGCTTTGTAAAGCCTTTTTCATTTGCTCGGGCATATCGTTGTCCTTGATTCCTAAATTTAAAATATCATACGTTCCCTTGATTAGGTTTTGGTATGCTTTTTCTTTTTTCAGGTCTTCAGGTTTGTAGCCTTTGTTCTTGTGCAACTGTTTAAAAGCCTTTAACGAGGTGTTTAAAAAGCGTTTAAACGTATCGTTTAAAGAAAGATTTAAACGCTTTTTTTCGGCTTGACAGTCGTTACAACCACAATCATATAAATAATTTAATCGTGTATGCAATGCCCCGAAATAATCAGGGCTTAAACGAAAAAACCGTCTTCGATACTTAGCGATAATTTGTTAGCGGGTTCCGCTTTTTTAGCCCCTACAACTTCAATTCCAAATTTAGTCTTTACCCAAGTTGGGTTTACCTCAAAAAAGTTAGCAGCCTGCACTGTCATTTTCCAAAGCTCTGTTAAATCTTCCGTTGGATCAAAACCAAAACTTACGCCTTCAGGAATAATTCCTAAAAGTACAAGACCAGGAATAACGGTTGTATTCCAGTGTTGCTCCAATAGTGTTAAATCACTATCAACTAAATCCTGAACAATTGAAATACTTGCCGTTTCTTTTGCATTGGAACCGTTGGCAGTATCTTGACCCACAACAGCTCCAGAAATGCCCATCGACATTTCATTATTACAAAGCGTAATTAAGTTTTTATAAACATCTCCGTTTGTCGTAACGCCTTTCGCAAACTCAAAACTTTCAGAGTCGTCAATAATGAACCAAGCAGCAGAACCCATGTCGGTCATCATTTGTTTAGCTCGGTTAACCATTACTTTATCCTGTGTGTTTGTTTTCATCACACGAGGCGGAACTCCGTATATTTCGGCTAGTTCACTCCAGCAACTTTGAGAAAATCTTTTGAATAAAACGTGTGGCACGCATCCATTCAAAAGTCCTAAGTCTTTATTATCTCCAAACTCCATCAACCAAGAGCCGTATTCCTTTTGTTTTCGATACTCTATTTTTTTACCGTCATCAGTATAATCAAAGAATATCAAACCATTTACAGGGTCAACGTTTTGACGTGGAATTAATGTAGTAGTAAGCTTTTCATTTTCATAGTTTAGCTCAACTAAAGAGTGTCCGTTGTAAACTGTTTCTAAAATAGCTTTGTTGATTCCATACACCCAATTTTGATTGTTCAAAAGGTCGGTAAGTTCCTGGTCAATCTTTCCGTTTTTGTCTTTAATTACAAAGGCTCTGGAAAGCGACTTTAACATACGGTTGTTAATTTGCGAGCGTAGGTGTAAATCCTTTTGAATTTCGGCATACAAATTATACAACGGATAACGTTTGGCGTTTTCTGCTGCAGTTGCTAATTGTTGAGCAGACAGCCACTCTTTAATATCTTTTCGAGTTTGCGTAATTGTTTTTGGAACAATTCCAGAAACATAATTTTTGCCTGTTCCTTTAACCTTCCAAACGCCTTGCCCTGCTAATTCGAATACAGGTATTTTATTGTTATTATTCTCCATAATTAATAATCATGATTAAATTTTGCTCTTGATCCAAATTGAAATGGTTGTGTGTCGCCAGCACTTTCCTCGGTTCTATCTAGTTGCGGAAGTGAAGAAAGGTTAATTGTTCCGTTTGCTATTTTAGTGAACCATGCAATGGCTCTGTCGTAGCGTTCCTTTGCCTTTTCGTAAATGAAGTCGGCATTGCAAAGCTCTGCAATGTGCCATTTTGCTAATGTGCAACAATGCTGTAGAATTAAGGAATTGCGGTCTAATCCAGTAGCTCCAAAAATTGCATCAACATCATAAAGCAAACGCCCATCCAACCACTTTTTGTTATCTGGGTTTGGTGTTAAATAACTTTTAGCCTCTTCAATAGCAGCCGCAATTCCTTGTGCCACAATATCGTCGTCGCCTTCTGTTATTTGGTCTAATTGGTAATCGTAGATAACGTTACCTAAGTCTTCTTTTGTTATAAACATGGTTTTTAAAATTTTCTGTTAGGAATGTGCCCAACATGATAATCAGTATTTTCTTTATTTGAAATATTTTGAATAATCCAAACTGCTCCTTCTAATCCATCAGGTCCGTCCATCATTTTCGAATTTGGCGCAACCCCTAGGAATTCCTCCTCCATCAACTTCATACTTGGATTATCTTTTTCATCAATGTTAAAAATTAAACATTCCTGTTTATACATTGGTTCTAGTGTACCCTCTATCCTAGTGTATTTATCGTCCTTTTTTCTTTTGTCTAAGGACATAAACAAAGGAACTCTATTCATTAATTTAGCAACCGTTTTGAATAACGGTTTTAAAACCTGTTCCCAAAATGGATCCTGAAGAGAATTGTTTTCAATCCAGTTTTTGAAAGTATCTACTTTATTTTGCTTTACCCAATCATTAGCCGCATAAACATTGTTTACAAATGTTCGTTGTGTCATGTTATCAAGCCAACACTTGTATAAATAGAAAACTCCAGCTTTGTAACCAATCACACCTGTAAACTTTCTAGAACTATTTTTATTGTCCTTATTGCTAGTTGCTGGATCGGAATAAGTTAAAACGAATTCACAACTTTTTAATGGCGGACATTTACCCCAATACACTTTTTTAAACAGCTTACCGACACGAATTGGATTATTAAAGTATTCTTTTTGAATGGCGCTTGTTGTCATTGTTCTGAAAGCTAAATCGATTAACTCCTCAGTATTTCTTTGCGGCCATGTTGATTTTCCGTTTTTATCTCGAATATTGACTATTTCGTGAATGTTTGCCTTTTTAGCCATTTCCGTTATACAGCAGTACTTTGCTATAATGTTACCACAAGCAATTATTAATAACGGTACTGAAATGGAACGTGTAGGAATCAAGGCAGTTTCAATCCAACTGTACTTTTTTTCAATAGTTTCTCGATTATTACAGTCAACATCTGTATCAATATCATCAATCAATATAAGGTCAGGGCGTGCAGCATCGTTGCGAGTTCCACGAGGCGATTGTCCAGCTCCAACACCACGAAAAGAGACACCTTTTTTTGTCGTGAAATCACCATCTTCCCAACCAGTTAATGCTTTTTGTTCACCATAATCATTCTTTAATCGGTCATTAATCTCAAGAATGGTTTTATAAGGTTTTAATAAACGATCGGCGTCATCTTTAGTAGCGGAAACAAGAACAACGGTTTTCTTTTTACCTGTCATTGTCAAGTACAGAACTTCCATCATTGTTCTACCAGACTTTGATAAATCACGTGCCCAAGAACGAACTTCATACCACTCAGGATTTGCAAGAACCCGTTTAGTTGCTTTTACATGGAATGGCGCAGGTTCTGAGGTGTAGAAGTTTGCAAAGTAAAACTTAAACCATTCTTCTGGATTTGCTTCTAACTTTGAAATTCTTTTAAGTTTATCAGAAGCATTTTCGTTCAAATCAACAGGCGTAGCCCTATACTGATTTATTACAAAATCATCCCATCCAATTAAATGCTCTTTTTCTTTTCTACTTAGTGCCATCTGTCATTTTTTGTTTAATAAAGGCATCCGCATATTTTGTTAATTCAT
It encodes the following:
- a CDS encoding phage minor head protein, coding for MHTRLNYLYDCGCNDCQAEKKRLNLSLNDTFKRFLNTSLKAFKQLHKNKGYKPEDLKKEKAYQNLIKGTYDILNLGIKDNDMPEQMKKALQSDAFLFGGLKANAQLFEASQLLLNEDGTIKPYKELASEFDRLNVLYNQTYLEAEYQFAINSSEMAAKWSELGTSERYNLQYRTASDDRVRDSHKALHDITLPKEDAFWNSFYPPNGWRCRCTAVEVLKDKYEASESDKSIKAGEKATTEIGKDGKNRLEIFRFNPGKEQKLMPPKHPYNKVAGASKLKDGN
- a CDS encoding DUF935 domain-containing protein, which translates into the protein MENNNNKIPVFELAGQGVWKVKGTGKNYVSGIVPKTITQTRKDIKEWLSAQQLATAAENAKRYPLYNLYAEIQKDLHLRSQINNRMLKSLSRAFVIKDKNGKIDQELTDLLNNQNWVYGINKAILETVYNGHSLVELNYENEKLTTTLIPRQNVDPVNGLIFFDYTDDGKKIEYRKQKEYGSWLMEFGDNKDLGLLNGCVPHVLFKRFSQSCWSELAEIYGVPPRVMKTNTQDKVMVNRAKQMMTDMGSAAWFIIDDSESFEFAKGVTTNGDVYKNLITLCNNEMSMGISGAVVGQDTANGSNAKETASISIVQDLVDSDLTLLEQHWNTTVIPGLVLLGIIPEGVSFGFDPTEDLTELWKMTVQAANFFEVNPTWVKTKFGIEVVGAKKAEPANKLSLSIEDGFFV
- a CDS encoding DUF1320 domain-containing protein, producing MFITKEDLGNVIYDYQLDQITEGDDDIVAQGIAAAIEEAKSYLTPNPDNKKWLDGRLLYDVDAIFGATGLDRNSLILQHCCTLAKWHIAELCNADFIYEKAKERYDRAIAWFTKIANGTINLSSLPQLDRTEESAGDTQPFQFGSRAKFNHDY